Proteins from one Bacteroides zhangwenhongii genomic window:
- the rpsO gene encoding 30S ribosomal protein S15: MYLDAAKKQEIFGKYGKSNTDTGSSEAQIALFSYRISHLTEHMKLNRKDYSTERALTMLVGKRRRLLDYLKAKDIERYRAIVKELGLRK, encoded by the coding sequence ATGTATTTAGACGCTGCTAAAAAGCAAGAAATCTTCGGAAAGTACGGAAAGTCTAACACTGATACTGGCTCATCTGAGGCGCAGATAGCTTTGTTTTCCTACCGTATTTCTCATCTGACTGAGCACATGAAGCTCAACAGAAAAGATTATAGTACAGAGAGAGCTTTGACAATGTTGGTAGGTAAACGTCGTCGTTTGCTTGACTACCTGAAAGCAAAAGATATCGAAAGATATCGTGCAATCGTTAAAGAACTCGGTTTGCGTAAGTAA
- a CDS encoding fimbrillin family protein has product MKLTNLLCMGALSALVFTACVDNDDKSVWNDGSQPISFNASIQGMTRAVENKWTVGDKVGIFMKAAGGDLNAALAANKLHTTDANGILTAGNAESALYYPSDGSTVDFVAYYPYAASLTGNLYKVNVTDQTKPADIDLLYSNNATGFAKGTTNNPQLQFAHKLSQIVFNITKDATVPSLDGLTITFKGLNTTADFALADGTLTNEAAPTDIRALVNGAEASAIMIPAAALTGVKVVFVLNGKTFEADYPQTELVGGSKYTHNVKLSDQNGQPVITMDAATISPWNEVTGGDINVDFGEGSDTPEPSEVVLLDESFNAGQGAFTINNKALGGMNFVWAHNAYQNVGYMKASGFYNNTSNACESWLISPVVDLSKATKATLTFMHCDNYSKVDLTQRQGVLTLWATEAAAEQWEQLTIPAYGTGADYNYVASGDIDLSKYAGKSIKFAFKYVCNGTFSATWQIQNVKVVADGGEGGNVDPNPDPTPEPGKEEVIFLETCGDAKPLGSTKSKINDYTGWDNPNLTFNDRFAGQYQNGDVRATATTTNNVWFPAYTTTIEKPAALRISGFNVTNYTNLKLSYSIAANNTSNQNIIKVDCGGTMMTVPDVAITTGNKYQTVELNVPDGISYIEFISDAANTVGFRIDSIKLLGTGK; this is encoded by the coding sequence ATGAAGCTAACTAATCTTTTATGTATGGGCGCATTATCAGCCCTTGTTTTCACAGCCTGTGTGGACAATGATGATAAAAGTGTATGGAATGACGGAAGTCAGCCTATTAGTTTTAATGCCTCTATTCAGGGGATGACGAGGGCCGTGGAAAACAAATGGACGGTAGGCGACAAAGTGGGAATTTTCATGAAGGCTGCCGGAGGTGACTTGAATGCGGCGTTGGCTGCCAACAAATTGCATACTACTGATGCGAATGGAATATTGACTGCTGGTAATGCGGAAAGTGCGTTGTATTACCCTTCCGATGGAAGTACAGTGGATTTTGTGGCTTACTATCCGTATGCTGCTTCGCTGACTGGTAATCTATATAAGGTGAACGTGACGGACCAGACCAAACCGGCGGATATCGACCTGCTTTACTCTAACAATGCTACGGGCTTTGCCAAAGGTACGACTAATAATCCGCAATTGCAGTTTGCACACAAGTTGAGTCAAATTGTATTTAACATCACAAAAGACGCTACGGTTCCTTCGCTTGACGGACTAACTATTACTTTCAAGGGGTTGAATACGACTGCCGATTTTGCTTTGGCAGACGGAACATTGACAAATGAAGCAGCTCCTACTGATATCAGGGCTTTGGTGAACGGAGCAGAAGCCAGCGCAATTATGATTCCTGCTGCTGCGTTGACAGGCGTGAAGGTGGTGTTTGTACTGAATGGCAAGACGTTTGAAGCTGACTATCCACAGACTGAATTGGTGGGTGGTAGCAAATATACGCACAATGTGAAGCTGAGTGACCAAAATGGTCAGCCGGTCATTACGATGGATGCGGCTACTATTTCACCTTGGAATGAAGTGACTGGCGGTGACATCAATGTGGACTTTGGTGAGGGTTCGGATACTCCGGAACCGTCAGAGGTAGTACTACTTGATGAATCGTTCAATGCAGGTCAGGGAGCATTTACTATTAACAATAAGGCTTTGGGCGGAATGAATTTTGTTTGGGCACATAATGCATATCAAAATGTAGGCTATATGAAAGCTTCCGGTTTTTATAATAATACAAGTAATGCTTGCGAAAGTTGGTTGATTTCACCTGTTGTTGATTTGAGTAAAGCTACTAAAGCTACTTTGACATTTATGCATTGTGATAATTATAGCAAGGTTGATTTGACACAGCGTCAAGGGGTACTTACTTTATGGGCTACAGAAGCTGCTGCTGAACAATGGGAGCAGTTGACAATTCCTGCTTATGGAACTGGTGCTGATTATAATTATGTAGCTTCTGGTGATATTGATTTATCTAAATATGCAGGAAAGTCAATTAAGTTTGCTTTTAAGTATGTTTGTAATGGAACATTTTCTGCAACTTGGCAGATTCAGAATGTGAAAGTGGTGGCCGATGGTGGCGAAGGTGGTAATGTAGACCCGAATCCTGATCCGACTCCGGAACCAGGAAAAGAAGAGGTAATCTTTTTGGAGACATGCGGAGACGCTAAACCTTTAGGCTCAACTAAGTCCAAAATTAATGATTATACTGGTTGGGATAATCCGAACTTGACTTTTAATGACCGTTTTGCCGGTCAATATCAAAACGGAGATGTCAGAGCAACTGCTACTACAACCAATAATGTATGGTTCCCGGCTTATACCACTACCATAGAAAAACCAGCTGCGTTGAGAATCTCCGGTTTCAACGTGACTAATTATACCAATCTTAAGTTAAGCTATTCTATTGCTGCAAATAATACTTCTAATCAGAATATCATTAAAGTGGATTGTGGCGGTACGATGATGACAGTGCCCGATGTAGCCATAACTACCGGAAACAAATATCAGACAGTAGAATTGAATGTACCCGATGGAATTTCTTATATTGAATTTATTTCGGATGCAGCTAATACGGTGGGCTTCCGTATTGACAGTATAAAACTGCTAGGTACAGGTAAATAA
- a CDS encoding AMP-binding protein — MQLFDRTLGQWLEHWAEETPDKEYIVYSDRNLRFTWSQFNHRVDDMAKGLISIGVERGTHVGIWAANVPDWLTLLYACAKIGAVYVTVNTNYKQSELEYLCQNSDMHTLCIVNGEKDSDFVQMTYTMLPELKTCERGHLKSERFPYMKNVVYVGQEKHRGMYNTAEILLLGENVEDDRLNELKSKVDCHDVVNMQYTSGTTGFPKGVMLTHYNIANNGFLTGEHMKFTANDKLCCCVPLFHCFGVVLATMNCLTHGCTQVMVERFDPLVVLASIHKERCTALYGVPTMFIAELHHPMFDLFDMSCLRTGIMAGSLCPVELMKQVEEKMYMKVTSVYGLTEAAPGMTATRIDDSFDVRCNTVGRDFEFTEVKVIDPETGEECPVGVQGEMCNRGYNTMKGYYKNPEATAEVIDENNFLHSGDLGIKDEDGNYRITGRIKDMIIRGGENIYPREIEEFLYKLDGVKDVQVAGVPSKKYGEAVGAFIILKEGVTMQEEDVRDFCRNKISRYKIPKYIFFVDEFPMTGSGKIQKFRLKDLGLKLCKEKGIEII; from the coding sequence ATGCAATTATTTGATCGTACTTTGGGCCAGTGGCTGGAACACTGGGCTGAAGAGACCCCTGATAAGGAATATATCGTATATTCCGACCGCAACCTCCGTTTCACCTGGAGCCAGTTCAATCACCGTGTGGATGATATGGCGAAAGGACTTATTTCTATCGGCGTGGAACGGGGAACCCATGTTGGCATTTGGGCGGCTAATGTTCCGGATTGGCTGACGTTGCTTTATGCTTGTGCCAAAATTGGTGCGGTATATGTTACGGTAAATACGAACTATAAGCAATCCGAGTTGGAATATCTTTGCCAGAACTCGGATATGCATACCCTTTGTATTGTAAATGGCGAGAAGGATAGCGACTTCGTACAGATGACTTATACCATGCTTCCGGAATTGAAGACTTGCGAACGTGGTCATTTGAAGAGCGAGCGTTTTCCGTATATGAAGAATGTAGTATATGTCGGTCAGGAGAAACATCGCGGAATGTATAATACGGCGGAGATTCTTTTGTTGGGAGAGAATGTGGAAGATGACCGTTTGAATGAGCTCAAAAGCAAGGTTGACTGCCACGATGTGGTCAATATGCAATATACGTCAGGTACTACCGGATTCCCGAAAGGAGTGATGTTGACACATTATAATATTGCAAATAACGGATTCCTGACCGGTGAACACATGAAGTTCACGGCAAATGACAAGCTTTGTTGTTGTGTGCCGTTGTTCCATTGTTTCGGAGTTGTGCTGGCTACCATGAACTGTCTGACTCATGGTTGTACGCAAGTAATGGTGGAGCGTTTCGATCCGTTGGTTGTACTGGCTTCCATTCACAAGGAACGCTGTACGGCTCTTTATGGAGTACCTACTATGTTTATTGCCGAACTACATCACCCGATGTTTGACCTCTTTGATATGTCCTGTCTTCGTACCGGTATTATGGCGGGTTCGTTGTGTCCTGTCGAATTGATGAAGCAGGTAGAAGAAAAGATGTATATGAAGGTGACCAGTGTATATGGATTGACGGAAGCGGCTCCCGGTATGACGGCTACCCGTATAGATGATTCATTTGATGTGCGCTGTAATACGGTAGGGCGTGATTTTGAGTTTACGGAAGTGAAGGTGATTGATCCGGAGACGGGTGAGGAATGTCCGGTTGGTGTACAGGGTGAGATGTGTAATCGTGGATATAACACCATGAAGGGATATTATAAGAATCCGGAAGCTACGGCGGAAGTCATTGATGAGAATAATTTCCTTCATTCGGGCGACTTGGGCATTAAGGATGAAGATGGAAATTATCGGATTACCGGGCGTATCAAGGATATGATTATTCGTGGTGGAGAGAACATTTATCCACGTGAAATCGAAGAGTTTCTTTATAAACTTGATGGAGTGAAAGATGTGCAGGTAGCCGGTGTTCCGTCAAAGAAATACGGAGAGGCTGTCGGTGCATTTATCATTCTGAAAGAAGGTGTGACAATGCAGGAAGAAGATGTGCGTGACTTCTGCAGAAATAAAATCTCTCGTTATAAAATCCCCAAATATATTTTCTTTGTGGATGAATTCCCGATGACGGGCAGTGGCAAGATTCAGAAATTCAGACTGAAAGATCTTGGCTTGAAACTTTGCAAGGAGAAGGGGATAGAGATTATTTAA
- a CDS encoding TonB-dependent receptor: MKQTLVLLLALLFPSFLFAQRTGTGIKGCVIGADSKRPVPGVIVTLNGENRQTRTDVKGAFFFDEVSPGKDVLIFNSVGITPKNILAEVTEGMVTDLGNIEVVELTITDNLSLIGVLDEASVDDDVESGSQEISSKVILSNDVYLNKASYQLSPMRFRVRGYENIYEQRYINGVNFNDQLRGVFNYSSIGALNDMTRNGDVVNYNRPSAFTYGSIGGTENINMRASSISPGTKATLSYANRNYYLRAMVTHSTGLLDNGWAFAASVGGRYSHEGAVDGTFYRNFSYALSAEKQWKDGEHSFSIVTFGSPVQRGQQSATYQQACELVDNYQYNPNWGYQNGKKRNAKVVMAFDPTLVLSHVWKIDDESSLVTGLGVHYGRYGNTALNWYNASDPRPDYYRKLPFAKEIMVSTEAAEDVELLWRRNNTSVTQVNWDEMYLANYAQPDGRAQYMVEERRSDLFETTLNSTFNTKLGEHNWLTAGAELRHTLSRQFKTVDDLLGASYVMDYDKYAERDIYDNLDSKQNDLNRPDRKVYEGGIFGYNFNLNIFKANAWIMNQHKYAKVDFYYGAKVSYTSFYRDGKMKNGRYPENSYGKGRTHSFVDMAMKAGLTYKFNGRHFLTANVSYGTEAPLANNAYLSPRISDFTSEDVENGQELKSGRVFSADVNYIFSLPSFTGRVSLYQTNFYDQMERSSYFNGTNFFNHVLYGVDRIHRGIELGATYKLDDHWSFDLAGTISEYYYNNNPMAVENYEATQGDKTSRVYMKNLYVSGTPQFAGTFGVRYFIDYWFLGANLNAFGRNYIDVAPARRMEGVYDSVDPTIPEQWNTYQTMTTQERIGSACTLDLSVGKIFYLRNRQSINFNLSVNNVLNKRDIRTGGYEQARVFGSDGTLVNPLLFPNKYYYMQGINCFANISYRF, from the coding sequence ATGAAACAAACTTTAGTGCTTTTACTGGCACTTCTTTTCCCCTCCTTTCTTTTTGCCCAGCGAACAGGCACAGGGATAAAAGGTTGCGTGATTGGTGCGGATAGTAAGCGTCCCGTTCCCGGAGTTATTGTCACTCTAAACGGGGAGAATCGTCAAACACGAACTGATGTGAAAGGAGCTTTTTTCTTTGATGAAGTGTCACCAGGGAAAGATGTGCTAATCTTCAATTCTGTAGGCATCACTCCAAAAAACATATTGGCGGAAGTGACCGAAGGCATGGTGACCGATCTTGGCAACATTGAGGTGGTGGAACTGACCATCACTGATAATCTTTCATTGATTGGAGTGCTCGACGAGGCATCGGTGGACGATGATGTAGAGAGCGGTTCGCAGGAAATTAGTTCGAAAGTCATACTTTCTAATGATGTCTATCTGAATAAGGCTTCTTATCAGTTATCCCCTATGCGTTTTCGTGTCAGAGGATACGAGAACATCTACGAGCAAAGATATATCAATGGAGTTAATTTCAACGACCAGTTGAGAGGTGTTTTCAACTATTCATCCATAGGAGCGTTGAACGATATGACTCGCAATGGCGATGTGGTGAATTATAATCGTCCTTCCGCTTTCACCTATGGTTCTATCGGAGGTACGGAAAATATTAATATGCGTGCTTCTTCAATCTCTCCCGGCACGAAGGCTACACTTTCCTATGCCAACCGAAATTATTATTTGCGGGCAATGGTAACTCACTCTACGGGCTTGCTTGACAACGGGTGGGCTTTTGCCGCTTCTGTGGGCGGACGATACTCGCATGAAGGAGCCGTAGACGGAACGTTTTATCGCAATTTTTCTTATGCCCTCTCTGCTGAAAAACAATGGAAAGATGGGGAACATAGTTTCTCTATCGTTACTTTCGGCTCTCCCGTGCAACGTGGTCAGCAGAGTGCCACCTACCAACAGGCGTGTGAGTTGGTGGACAACTACCAATACAATCCGAACTGGGGTTACCAGAACGGAAAGAAAAGAAATGCGAAAGTCGTAATGGCTTTCGACCCTACACTGGTGCTTTCGCACGTATGGAAGATTGATGACGAGTCTTCACTCGTCACGGGATTGGGGGTACACTACGGACGCTATGGTAACACGGCGTTGAACTGGTACAATGCTTCTGACCCTCGTCCGGATTATTACCGTAAACTTCCGTTTGCTAAAGAAATTATGGTATCTACCGAAGCAGCAGAAGATGTAGAACTGTTATGGCGACGTAATAATACAAGTGTCACACAGGTCAATTGGGATGAAATGTACCTTGCTAATTACGCACAGCCTGATGGAAGAGCGCAATATATGGTGGAAGAACGTCGCAGCGACTTGTTTGAGACAACCTTAAACTCCACTTTCAATACGAAATTGGGTGAACATAATTGGCTGACAGCAGGTGCAGAACTGCGCCACACTCTCTCACGCCAGTTCAAGACGGTAGACGACTTATTGGGTGCATCGTATGTGATGGACTATGACAAGTATGCCGAGCGAGACATTTACGACAATCTTGACAGTAAGCAGAACGACTTGAACCGCCCCGATCGTAAAGTGTATGAAGGAGGTATCTTCGGCTATAACTTCAACTTGAACATCTTCAAAGCGAATGCGTGGATAATGAATCAGCACAAGTATGCTAAAGTAGACTTCTATTATGGAGCGAAAGTCAGCTATACAAGCTTCTATCGTGATGGTAAGATGAAGAACGGGCGCTACCCGGAGAATTCTTACGGCAAGGGACGAACACATTCGTTTGTAGATATGGCAATGAAAGCCGGATTGACGTATAAGTTCAACGGTCGTCATTTCTTGACCGCCAATGTAAGTTATGGTACGGAAGCTCCGTTGGCTAACAACGCTTACCTTTCTCCTCGTATTTCTGATTTTACTTCCGAAGATGTGGAAAATGGGCAGGAATTAAAGAGCGGAAGAGTATTTTCTGCCGATGTCAATTATATTTTCTCATTGCCGTCATTCACGGGACGTGTTTCTCTCTATCAGACCAACTTCTATGATCAAATGGAGCGTAGTAGTTATTTTAACGGAACCAACTTTTTCAATCACGTGCTTTATGGTGTGGACCGTATACATCGTGGTATTGAATTGGGGGCCACTTATAAGTTGGATGATCACTGGAGCTTTGATTTAGCAGGTACTATTTCGGAATACTATTATAACAACAATCCAATGGCTGTGGAAAACTACGAGGCTACACAGGGTGATAAGACTTCGAGAGTATATATGAAGAACTTATATGTATCCGGCACGCCACAGTTTGCCGGTACGTTTGGAGTGCGCTATTTCATTGACTACTGGTTCTTGGGCGCTAATCTTAATGCTTTTGGACGTAACTATATTGATGTGGCACCAGCTCGTCGCATGGAAGGTGTGTATGACTCGGTGGATCCTACGATTCCGGAGCAATGGAATACTTATCAGACAATGACCACACAGGAACGCATCGGGAGTGCTTGCACGCTTGACCTTTCAGTAGGTAAGATCTTCTATCTGCGTAATCGGCAGTCTATTAACTTCAACCTCTCGGTCAATAACGTGCTCAATAAGCGTGATATTCGTACGGGAGGATACGAACAGGCACGTGTGTTTGGTTCCGATGGAACTTTGGTGAACCCGTTGTTGTTCCCTAATAAATATTATTATATGCAGGGTATCAACTGTTTTGCGAACATCAGCTACCGTTTTTAA
- a CDS encoding helix-turn-helix domain-containing protein has product MDTSKIVGEKIKALREDKTITIEELAQRSGLAIEQIERIENNIDIPSLAPLIKIARVLGVRLGTFLDDQDEVGPVVCRKKEAKDAISFSNNAIHSRKHMEYHSLSKSKADRHMEPFIIDVMPTEDTDFVLSSHEGEEFIMVMEGIMEISYGKNTYLLEEGDSIYYDSIVPHHVHAYEGQAAKILAVIYTPI; this is encoded by the coding sequence ATGGATACAAGTAAAATTGTCGGCGAAAAAATTAAAGCTCTGCGAGAAGATAAAACAATAACCATAGAAGAACTGGCGCAACGTTCCGGTCTGGCCATTGAACAGATTGAACGTATCGAGAATAATATCGATATTCCTTCTCTTGCACCGCTAATTAAGATTGCGCGCGTGCTGGGAGTGCGTTTGGGTACTTTCCTTGACGACCAAGATGAAGTCGGTCCGGTGGTATGCCGTAAGAAAGAAGCTAAAGATGCGATTAGTTTCTCTAATAATGCGATTCATTCCCGCAAGCACATGGAATATCATTCTCTGTCGAAGTCGAAAGCGGATCGCCACATGGAGCCGTTTATTATCGACGTAATGCCGACTGAGGATACCGACTTTGTGCTGTCTTCTCATGAGGGAGAGGAGTTTATTATGGTGATGGAAGGTATCATGGAAATCAGTTATGGTAAAAATACCTATCTGCTGGAAGAGGGAGATAGCATTTATTACGATTCCATTGTTCCTCATCATGTGCATGCTTACGAGGGGCAGGCCGCTAAGATTCTGGCAGTGATTTACACTCCGATTTAG
- a CDS encoding Rpn family recombination-promoting nuclease/putative transposase, producing the protein MEQQDRYIRFDWAVKRLLRQKANFDVLEGFLTVLLGEEVKIIELLESESNQQSVDDKFNRVDIKAKNSKGEIIIVEIQNTRELYYLERILYGVAKAITEHISLGERYYEVKKIYSISILYFDIGKGNDYLYHGQNSFTGVHTGDRLEVTTKEKDALVHKLPAEIFPEYFLIRVNEFNKVAVTPLEEWIEYLKTGCIRSDTQAPGLAEARKKLIYYNMSPAERHAYDEHLSAIMIQNDVLDGAKLEGRMEGRMEGKMEGCIEIARNLKSMGLDTETIQKATGLLPEEIQKL; encoded by the coding sequence ATGGAACAGCAGGACAGATATATACGGTTTGACTGGGCGGTGAAGCGCCTTCTCCGTCAAAAAGCGAATTTCGACGTACTCGAGGGATTCTTAACGGTCCTTTTGGGTGAAGAAGTGAAAATCATTGAACTGCTGGAAAGCGAAAGTAATCAGCAAAGCGTAGATGACAAGTTCAATCGCGTGGATATCAAAGCCAAAAACAGCAAAGGCGAAATCATCATAGTAGAGATTCAAAATACGCGTGAGTTGTATTACTTGGAACGTATCCTTTACGGTGTCGCCAAAGCAATCACAGAACACATTTCTCTTGGCGAACGCTACTACGAAGTGAAAAAGATTTATTCCATTAGCATTCTGTACTTCGACATCGGAAAAGGAAATGATTATTTATATCATGGACAGAATAGTTTCACCGGAGTACACACCGGAGATCGGCTTGAAGTAACAACAAAAGAAAAGGACGCTCTCGTCCATAAACTTCCTGCTGAGATTTTCCCAGAGTACTTCCTTATCCGCGTAAACGAGTTCAATAAAGTAGCAGTCACTCCTTTAGAGGAATGGATTGAGTACCTAAAAACCGGCTGTATCCGTTCAGACACCCAAGCTCCCGGTTTGGCGGAAGCTCGCAAAAAGCTGATTTATTATAATATGTCTCCTGCAGAACGCCATGCTTATGACGAACACCTGAGTGCCATCATGATACAAAATGACGTGTTGGATGGAGCTAAATTGGAAGGGCGTATGGAAGGGCGCATGGAAGGAAAAATGGAAGGGTGTATAGAAATAGCCCGAAATCTGAAATCAATGGGATTGGACACAGAGACAATCCAAAAAGCGACAGGATTATTACCGGAAGAAATTCAGAAGTTATAA
- a CDS encoding fimbrillin family protein yields MKKSNVLWGLVLLMVLGSCEKESLPQAESVKSQQVRFFSVVEDEALTRAGGSSWAAGDHIGIYMKKESMDLNPDAIVNGADNISFVTAKNDGYFRPASGTLEYPTDGSAVDFIAYYPYQSTINSYIYKVDVTNQAKPENIDLLYADNLTGRTADSPTGNLQFYHKLSSLVMNISSSDGTDFSGLTASISGVKTKADFNLTNGQLTVDEASVGTIAMRRAGNAAEAILLPVATTSGIEITLRLGGKTHKFALPTTIKSLDSGKKYVFAVTVKGGGSPIVPDEATGYAKWRETPVITKTMMDKANVHYLNHYMPDKPTARNYSLLYDSDLRMAYWVAYPIYNGCVGTFQRQDNWIPDPELSSSLQANFKKAGDMYSRDYNRGHQIPSKDRTGNGAMNATTFYYTNATPQNKDMNGDIWGDLEAAVRGWGSNVDTVFVVTGAMARNTESEAVEYEVDAAGNDVAVPKYYYKAIARKLGGVFYTIAFKIPNDGTVSKENYMNYARSVSTLEKETGFTFFPSISADIKATLNTSQWR; encoded by the coding sequence ATGAAAAAGAGTAATGTTTTGTGGGGCTTAGTGCTACTAATGGTTTTAGGCTCTTGTGAGAAAGAAAGTTTGCCACAGGCGGAAAGCGTGAAATCGCAACAGGTACGTTTCTTCTCGGTGGTGGAAGATGAAGCATTAACCCGTGCTGGAGGTTCTTCATGGGCAGCGGGAGATCATATCGGTATTTATATGAAAAAGGAAAGTATGGATTTGAATCCCGATGCGATAGTGAATGGAGCTGACAATATCTCTTTTGTAACTGCCAAGAATGATGGCTATTTTCGCCCTGCTAGTGGAACGTTAGAATATCCGACAGACGGGAGTGCTGTGGATTTTATTGCTTATTATCCCTATCAAAGTACAATAAATTCCTATATATATAAGGTAGACGTGACTAATCAGGCCAAGCCGGAGAACATTGACTTACTTTATGCAGACAACTTGACGGGACGTACGGCTGATTCTCCTACGGGTAATCTCCAATTCTATCATAAATTGTCGAGTTTGGTGATGAACATCAGCAGCTCGGATGGTACGGACTTCTCGGGACTCACTGCCTCCATATCGGGTGTGAAAACAAAGGCTGATTTTAATCTGACCAATGGGCAGCTGACTGTAGATGAAGCTTCTGTCGGTACAATAGCTATGCGTCGTGCAGGAAATGCAGCGGAAGCTATACTGTTACCGGTTGCCACAACTTCCGGCATTGAAATAACACTGAGACTAGGCGGTAAAACGCATAAATTTGCATTGCCTACTACTATTAAGTCGCTGGATAGCGGAAAAAAATATGTCTTTGCTGTTACAGTGAAGGGGGGAGGTTCGCCAATCGTTCCTGATGAAGCGACCGGTTATGCTAAGTGGAGAGAAACGCCAGTCATTACGAAGACTATGATGGATAAGGCGAATGTTCATTATCTTAATCATTATATGCCCGATAAGCCCACAGCCAGAAATTATTCTTTGCTTTATGATTCAGATTTGCGAATGGCTTATTGGGTAGCATATCCAATCTATAACGGATGTGTAGGGACTTTCCAAAGACAGGATAATTGGATACCCGATCCGGAACTTTCGTCTTCATTGCAAGCTAATTTTAAGAAGGCTGGAGATATGTATAGTAGAGACTATAATAGAGGACATCAGATTCCGAGCAAAGATAGAACCGGCAATGGAGCGATGAATGCGACAACTTTCTATTATACCAATGCTACCCCACAAAATAAAGATATGAATGGAGATATTTGGGGAGATTTGGAAGCTGCCGTTCGCGGGTGGGGAAGCAATGTAGACACTGTTTTTGTGGTGACGGGGGCTATGGCTAGAAATACAGAAAGTGAAGCTGTTGAATATGAAGTGGATGCTGCTGGAAATGATGTGGCTGTCCCCAAATACTATTACAAAGCGATAGCACGTAAATTAGGTGGCGTTTTTTATACTATTGCGTTTAAAATACCAAATGATGGAACTGTATCCAAAGAAAATTATATGAATTATGCAAGGTCTGTGAGCACTTTAGAAAAAGAAACAGGTTTTACCTTCTTTCCGTCTATTTCGGCAGACATTAAGGCTACACTGAATACGAGCCAATGGAGATAA